A genomic window from Corallincola holothuriorum includes:
- the rrtA gene encoding rhombosortase gives MIPAPIRSVCHWPKRHLPISLIIGLCFISQFTWLIFPELKELLAFNHQAVERGGWYRLISGAMIHTNGYHLLMNVAGLVAITLLFGKTVSSVRGFVAWLSITVLSGLAIYLLVPEVKWFVGLSGSLHGLLAWAALTQLPKHLYSNIALLIGLTIKVVFEQVTGGDTGTSELIGARVLIEGHLMGALSGVVVALITQILIRLKK, from the coding sequence ATGATACCAGCGCCAATCAGATCTGTGTGCCATTGGCCCAAAAGGCATTTGCCTATATCGCTAATTATAGGGTTATGTTTTATCAGCCAATTCACATGGCTGATCTTCCCTGAGCTTAAGGAATTACTAGCCTTTAACCATCAAGCAGTTGAGCGAGGAGGTTGGTATCGCCTCATTTCAGGCGCCATGATCCACACCAATGGGTATCACCTATTGATGAATGTTGCGGGGCTGGTCGCGATTACCCTGCTTTTTGGCAAAACCGTTAGCAGTGTTCGTGGGTTCGTGGCTTGGCTATCTATTACCGTGCTCAGTGGGTTAGCCATTTATCTTCTGGTCCCGGAAGTTAAATGGTTTGTTGGCTTATCAGGCAGCTTACATGGCCTGCTAGCGTGGGCTGCACTAACCCAGTTACCCAAGCACCTCTATTCAAATATCGCTTTGTTGATTGGATTAACGATTAAGGTAGTGTTTGAGCAGGTAACCGGTGGTGATACTGGCACCAGTGAACTGATTGGTGCCAGAGTTTTAATCGAGGGGCACCTCATGGGGGCGCTGAGCGGTGTGGTGGTGGCATTAATAACTCAAATACTTATTCGACTGAAAAAGTAA
- the pyrF gene encoding orotidine-5'-phosphate decarboxylase yields MQDPKVIVALDYPTQDAALAFVDRIDPSLCRLKVGKEMFTLYGPEYVKALQSRGFDVFLDLKFHDIPNTVARAVAASAELGVWMVNVHASGGRQMMVKAAEALTSFGSERPKLIAVTVLTSMSADDLRGIGITISPAEHVMNLAHLTKDAGLDGVVCSAQEATSLKAALGQGFQLVTPGIRPAGADAGDQQRIMTPEQAIVAGSDYLVIGRPITQSADPLLTLQQINASLPS; encoded by the coding sequence ATGCAAGATCCAAAAGTCATCGTCGCCCTTGATTATCCAACTCAAGACGCCGCACTTGCTTTTGTTGACCGAATTGATCCATCTCTATGCCGCTTGAAAGTAGGCAAAGAGATGTTCACCTTGTATGGGCCTGAATACGTAAAGGCGTTACAAAGCCGTGGCTTTGATGTGTTTCTTGATCTTAAGTTTCATGACATACCAAATACTGTTGCTCGTGCTGTTGCCGCTTCAGCAGAGTTAGGCGTGTGGATGGTTAATGTTCATGCCAGTGGTGGGCGGCAGATGATGGTTAAGGCTGCTGAAGCGTTAACCAGCTTCGGCAGTGAACGTCCAAAGCTGATCGCTGTAACTGTATTGACCAGCATGAGCGCTGATGATCTCCGCGGCATTGGTATTACGATTAGCCCAGCAGAACACGTTATGAATCTCGCTCATTTAACCAAAGACGCAGGCTTAGATGGTGTGGTTTGTTCTGCGCAAGAAGCGACCTCTTTAAAAGCTGCATTGGGTCAGGGGTTTCAATTGGTGACGCCGGGGATACGTCCTGCAGGCGCGGATGCTGGTGATCAGCAGAGGATTATGACGCCTGAACAGGCCATTGTTGCTGGTTCCGATTACTTAGTCATTGGTCGACCGATCACCCAATCTGCGGATCCGCTGCTGACATTGCAACAAATCAATGCTTCATTGCCTAGTTAA
- the lapB gene encoding lipopolysaccharide assembly protein LapB, giving the protein MSELLFLLLPIAVAYGWYMGRRSGDQELKDTSLKLSEKYVAGLNYLFSDQSDKAVDLFIDMIKVDSETIDTHLALASLFRKRGEVDRAIRLHQNLIARPSLPIEQRDFAMFELGHDYLVAGLFDRAETIFIELLEHEGYQLKSAEQLLHIYEYTKDWEKAVAVVESYKLQQKAKIATSLAHYYCELAEPLLARGDNDGLKLINQALKADNACIRAYLLKASVLIEKGDRKGALKCYQEIPNQDVDFCSEIVAAVEDLYQGHRDPKGFEHFLRDLLQLGAGVSILIKLAQRVAITDGDDAAEALVRQELVRHPTMKGFCHLMHYHINSAESSKARSSLKSLQELVSTQIRIKPKYRCCNCGFSSGSLLWQCPSCKSWGRIKPIRGLDGE; this is encoded by the coding sequence ATGAGCGAGTTGCTTTTTCTTCTGCTGCCTATCGCAGTCGCTTACGGTTGGTATATGGGCCGACGAAGCGGAGACCAGGAGTTAAAGGACACTAGCTTAAAGCTGTCTGAAAAATATGTTGCCGGTCTAAATTACCTATTCTCAGATCAATCAGATAAAGCCGTTGACCTCTTTATTGACATGATTAAGGTGGATAGTGAAACCATTGATACACACCTGGCGTTAGCAAGCCTGTTTCGAAAGCGTGGTGAGGTCGACCGCGCTATTCGTCTTCATCAAAACCTTATTGCACGCCCCAGCTTACCCATAGAGCAACGCGATTTTGCGATGTTTGAACTTGGCCATGATTATCTGGTTGCGGGTCTTTTCGATCGAGCTGAAACGATTTTTATTGAGCTACTCGAGCATGAAGGCTACCAACTCAAGTCTGCTGAACAACTTCTGCATATCTATGAATATACCAAGGACTGGGAAAAGGCCGTTGCAGTGGTTGAATCATATAAGCTGCAACAAAAAGCAAAAATTGCCACATCATTGGCACATTACTATTGCGAGTTGGCGGAACCCTTATTAGCGCGTGGGGACAATGATGGACTCAAGCTTATTAACCAAGCGCTTAAAGCTGATAATGCCTGTATTCGAGCTTACCTACTTAAAGCATCAGTACTTATTGAAAAGGGCGACCGTAAAGGGGCTCTGAAATGCTACCAAGAGATCCCTAATCAGGACGTTGATTTCTGCAGTGAAATCGTTGCTGCGGTGGAAGACCTATATCAAGGGCATAGAGACCCTAAAGGGTTTGAACATTTCCTCCGTGACCTGTTACAGCTTGGCGCCGGCGTATCCATTCTGATTAAGCTTGCGCAGCGGGTTGCTATAACCGATGGTGATGATGCGGCAGAAGCATTAGTTAGGCAAGAGTTGGTGCGTCATCCGACCATGAAAGGCTTTTGTCATCTGATGCACTATCATATCAACTCAGCCGAATCATCAAAGGCACGTTCAAGCCTGAAGTCGTTGCAAGAGCTGGTATCTACGCAGATCCGTATAAAACCAAAATATCGCTGTTGTAATTGTGGTTTTTCCAGCGGGAGCTTGCTTTGGCAGTGCCCATCATGTAAAAGCTGGGGCCGTATTAAGCCTATCCGCGGTTTGGATGGCGAGTAA
- a CDS encoding lipopolysaccharide assembly protein LapA domain-containing protein has product MKLVIYLLLWALIFVLCVLIGARNGQLVEFNYLIAMGEYQLATLLGVFLVLGFCIGAFTLFLFNLRTRIKLRFVSSERDKLKKKLENSIHSKGESI; this is encoded by the coding sequence GTGAAACTTGTCATCTACCTACTATTATGGGCACTTATATTTGTCCTCTGTGTCTTAATCGGCGCCAGGAACGGTCAATTAGTTGAGTTCAATTACCTCATCGCGATGGGTGAGTATCAATTAGCGACGCTGTTAGGTGTCTTTTTAGTGCTTGGGTTTTGTATCGGCGCATTTACGCTGTTTCTTTTCAATCTCCGCACTCGGATCAAGTTGCGCTTCGTTAGTAGTGAAAGAGATAAATTGAAGAAGAAACTGGAGAATTCGATTCACTCCAAAGGCGAATCGATCTAA
- the ihfB gene encoding integration host factor subunit beta, with product MTKSDLIERLATTQTHLSAKEVESAIKEILEQMAATLEEGERIEIRGFGSFSLHYRAPRVGRNPKTGDSVTLSGKSVPHFKPGKELRDRVNDAFVSG from the coding sequence ATGACAAAGTCAGATCTGATTGAGCGACTTGCCACCACGCAGACGCACTTGTCTGCCAAAGAGGTTGAGTCGGCGATTAAAGAGATACTCGAACAGATGGCTGCAACCCTTGAAGAAGGTGAGCGGATCGAAATTCGTGGTTTTGGCAGTTTCTCACTGCACTACCGTGCTCCGCGGGTGGGGCGTAACCCTAAAACCGGAGATTCGGTAACACTGTCAGGAAAGTCTGTCCCACATTTTAAGCCGGGTAAAGAACTTCGTGACCGAGTGAATGACGCATTTGTAAGCGGCTGA
- the rpsA gene encoding 30S ribosomal protein S1, translated as MTESFAQLFEESLQTIETRPGAIVKGTVISVTKEAVLVDAGLKSEAVIPAEQFKNAEGVVEVQVGDQVDVALDAVEDGFGETILSREKAKRHEAWIVLERAFEEAETVIGIMTGKVKGGFTVDLNGIRAFLPGSLVDVRPVRDTAHLEGKELEFKVIKLDQKRNNVVVSRRAVIETENSVERDQLLESLQEGLEVKGIVKNLTDYGAFVDLGGVDGLLHITDMAWKRVKHPSEIVNVGDEILVKILKFDRERTRVSLGLKQLGEDPWVAIAGRYPEGTRVSGVVTNLTDYGCFVEIEEGVEGLVHVSEMDWTNKNIHPSKVVNLGDAVDVMVLDIDEDRRRISLGLKQCKANPWEEFASNHAKGDEVSGKIKSITDFGIFIGLDGGIDGLVHLSDISWNGQGEDAVREFKKGDEVNAVVLQVDPERERISLGVKQLNEDPFNNYLNDNKKGAIVNGKVTAVDAKGATVELSSSVEGYIRASDISRDRVEDASTVLSVGDDVEAKFMGIDRKNRVVSLSIRAKDEADEKTAIEDLNAQPTETAGFSSAMAEAFKNAKGDA; from the coding sequence ATGACTGAATCTTTTGCTCAATTATTCGAAGAAAGCTTACAGACAATCGAAACCCGCCCGGGTGCCATCGTTAAAGGTACTGTAATCTCTGTTACTAAAGAAGCTGTGTTGGTTGACGCAGGTCTTAAGTCAGAAGCAGTTATTCCTGCTGAACAGTTCAAAAACGCTGAAGGCGTTGTTGAAGTTCAAGTGGGTGACCAGGTTGATGTTGCACTAGACGCTGTTGAAGACGGCTTCGGTGAGACTATTCTGTCTCGCGAGAAAGCTAAGCGTCATGAAGCGTGGATCGTTCTGGAACGCGCCTTCGAAGAAGCAGAAACTGTAATCGGTATCATGACGGGTAAAGTGAAGGGTGGCTTCACTGTTGACCTTAATGGTATCCGTGCGTTCTTGCCAGGTTCTTTGGTTGACGTTCGTCCAGTACGCGACACTGCGCACTTGGAAGGTAAAGAACTCGAATTCAAAGTAATCAAGCTAGATCAAAAGCGTAACAACGTTGTTGTTTCTCGTCGTGCAGTTATTGAAACTGAGAACAGCGTTGAACGTGATCAGCTGCTTGAGTCTCTGCAGGAAGGCCTGGAAGTTAAAGGTATCGTTAAGAACCTGACTGACTACGGTGCATTCGTAGACTTAGGTGGCGTTGACGGCCTGTTGCATATCACTGACATGGCTTGGAAGCGCGTTAAGCACCCAAGTGAAATCGTAAATGTTGGTGATGAGATCCTAGTTAAAATCCTTAAGTTCGACCGTGAGCGCACTCGCGTATCACTTGGTCTGAAACAGCTGGGTGAAGATCCATGGGTAGCTATCGCTGGTCGTTACCCTGAAGGCACTCGCGTAAGCGGTGTTGTGACCAACCTGACTGACTACGGTTGTTTCGTAGAGATCGAAGAAGGTGTTGAAGGTCTGGTACACGTTTCTGAAATGGATTGGACTAACAAAAACATCCACCCAAGCAAGGTTGTTAACCTGGGTGATGCTGTTGACGTTATGGTTCTTGATATCGATGAAGATCGTCGTCGTATCTCTCTGGGTCTTAAGCAGTGTAAAGCTAACCCATGGGAAGAGTTCGCTAGCAACCATGCTAAAGGCGATGAAGTTAGCGGTAAGATCAAGTCAATCACTGACTTCGGTATCTTTATCGGCTTGGACGGCGGCATTGATGGTCTGGTTCACTTGTCAGACATCAGCTGGAATGGTCAAGGCGAAGACGCAGTACGTGAGTTCAAGAAGGGCGACGAAGTTAACGCCGTTGTTCTGCAGGTCGATCCTGAGCGTGAGCGTATCAGCTTGGGCGTGAAGCAGTTGAACGAAGATCCTTTCAATAATTATCTGAATGATAACAAGAAAGGTGCTATCGTTAATGGTAAGGTTACTGCAGTTGACGCCAAAGGCGCGACTGTTGAGTTGTCCTCTAGCGTAGAAGGTTATATCCGCGCTTCAGATATCTCTCGTGACCGCGTTGAAGACGCTTCTACCGTATTGAGCGTTGGCGATGATGTTGAAGCCAAGTTCATGGGTATCGATCGTAAGAACCGTGTAGTTAGCTTGTCTATCCGTGCGAAAGATGAAGCAGACGAAAAGACTGCGATTGAAGACTTGAATGCTCAGCCTACTGAAACTGCTGGTTTCAGCAGTGCCATGGCAGAAGCTTTCAAGAATGCGAAAGGCGATGCATAA